One window of the Benincasa hispida cultivar B227 chromosome 3, ASM972705v1, whole genome shotgun sequence genome contains the following:
- the LOC120074034 gene encoding phosphatidate phosphatase PAH1-like → MMNVVGRVGNLITQGVLAIAVPFHPFGGAIDVIVVQQRDGTFRSTPWHVQFGKFQGVLKGAEKVRITVNGVEADFHMYLDSSGEAYFTREVDSSKGSDGNMNDSILDDRTNGDCKNNGNQDVLDSCIQEHGTDDSGVQMQDEPSTLYSERNEMAESGGERIFCFQDEQSPLDDLVEISDDRSNQCTNIEIVKSHNEKSEVISGSVDGHAPTYFLASKKVTEKMQLNPLQNQHALGNRMDFSEGNEKFDYGDDPRPCNCNNLNASKSDVDLYNICSANNDTDDIEYQLEVCEGDDEHVFHSKNQVDITGGGNMDWVSNSCMELAERGQFNSENVTLSLAADTSEAKGNENPPRVETVKERAVAFINNELSQLSGCDSLSTCSSPDLPVTGIPAEKLTNSKNMDQTDPSFYFDSDHIQLKIDHEGGELERSVLKNEYERELPKSCSSKERTDGAQPMKFEISLCGSKLCSGMGLSAAAEAFDAHRVSAQEFGSSATSIIRNENLVIRSRGRYWHWDKVAPVVLGMAAFGMDLPVDTKDSIPVEQDDSTRPENEEAENISTPSGNRWRLWSTPFRRVKKNELNGDDTSNEEVFLDTESEFPSPTLTSQCDIDTPRKQISRTYIPTTEQIASLNLKEGQNRIKFTFPTKVLGVQKVDAHIYLWKWNARIVISDVDGTITKSDVLGQFMPLVGMDWTQSGVARLFSAIKDNGYQLLFLSARAIVQAYLTRSFLLNLKQDGEALPDGPVVISPDGLFPSLYREVIRRTPHEFKIACLEEIRRLFPSDHNPFYAGFGNRDTDELSYMKMGIPKGKIFIINPKGEVMNSYSNNAKSYTSLLALVNEIFPPALSVEQEDFNEWNYWKMPLPEVD, encoded by the exons ATGATGAATGTAGTGGGGAGAGTTGGTAATTTAATCACTCAAGGTGTTTTAGCAATTGCTGTCCCTTTCCATCCATTTGGAGGAGCCATTGATGTAATTGTGGTTCAGCAGCGAGATGGAACTTTTCGGAGCACGCCGTGGCACGTTCAATTTGGTAAGTTTCAGGGCGTGCTCAAGGGTGCGGAGAAGGTTCGTATAACTGTTAATGGCGTCGAGGCTGATTTTCATATGTATCTTGATAGTTCGGGCGAGGCCTATTTTACAAGAGAAGTTGATTCGAGCAAAGGAAGTGATGGTAATATGAATGATTCGATTTTAGATGATAGGACGAATGGTGATTGCAAGAATAATGGAAACCAGGATGTTCTTGACTCTTGTATACAAGAACATGGTACGGATGATTCCGGTGTGCAAATGCAAGACGAACCGAGTACATTGTACTCTGAAAGAAACGAGATGGCAGAATCTGGTGGCGAGAGGATATTTTGTTTCCAAGATGAACAGTCTCCATTAGACGATTTGGTTGAGATTTCAGATGATAGGTCAAATCAATGTACAAATATAGAAATTGTAAAATCACACAATGAGAAGTCGGAAGTCATTTCAGGGAGTGTGGATGGTCATGCACCAACTTATTTCTTAGCCTCAAAAAAGGTTACGGAGAAAATGCAATTAAATCCACTTCAAAATCAACATGCTCTTGGTAATAGGATGGATTTTAGTGAAGGTAATGAGAAGTTCGATTATGGGGATGATCCTCGGCCTTGTAATTGTAATAATCTTAATGCATCCAAAAGTGATGTTGATTTATATAACATTTGCAGTGCCAACAATGATACTGACGATATCGAGTACCAGCTGGAAGTTTGTGAAGGAGATGACGAACATGTTTTTCATTCAAAAAACCAGGTGGATATCACTGGTGGAGGCAATATGGATTGGGTTTCTAACTCCTGTATGGAACTAGCAGAACGTGGTCAATTCAATTCAGAAAATGTCACATTATCATTGGCAGCTGATACTTCCGAAGCCAAAGGCAATGAAAATCCTCCAAGAGTTGAAACTGTAAAAGAGCGTGCTGTTGCATTCATCAACAATGAGTTATCACAACTAAGTGGTTGTGATTCCTTGAGCACCTGTTCATCTCCAGATTTACCTGTTACAGGCATCCCAGCTGAGAAGCTGACAAACTCAAAAAATATGGATCAAACTGACCCATCATTTTATTTTGACAGTGATCACATACAATTGAAGATTGATCATGAAGGTGGAGAACTAGAAAGATCTGTGCTCAAGAATGAATATGAACGTGAGCTTCCAAAATCTTGCTCATCGAAGGAAAGGACAGATGGTGCCCAACCCATGA AGTTTGAAATTTCACTTTGTGGAAGTAAACTTTGTTCGGGTATGGGATTGAGCGCTGCGGCTgaagcatttgatgctcatcgcgTATCTGCTCAGGAATTTGGAAGCTCTGCCACATCAATTATACGGAATGAAAATCTAGTAATTCGATCTCGAGGGAGGTACTGGCATTGGGATAAAGTGGCTCCAGTAGTGCTGGGAATGGCAGCATTTGGAATGGATTTACCTGTGGATACCAAGGATTCGATTCCCGTGGAACAAGATGACTCAACTAGGCCTGAAAACGAGGAAGCTGAGAATATCTCCACTCCATCTGGAAATAGATGGAGACTTTGGTCTACTCCATTTCGGAGGGTTAAAAAAAATGAGCTCAACGGCGATGACACATCTAACGAGGAGGTGTTTCTTGACACAGAATCTGAGTTCCCGAGTCCAACTCTAACATCCCAATGTGACATCGATACTCCTCGCAAGCAAATTTCAAGGACATATATTCCAACTACTGAGCAGATAGCATCTTTGAATTTAAAAGAAGGTCAAAATAGGATCAAATTCACCTTTCCTACAAAGGTTCTTGGAGTGCAAAAG GTTGATGCTCATATTTACTTGTGGAAGTGGAATGCACGAATTGTAATTTCAGATGTCGACGGGACGATAACCAA ATCTGATGTCTTAGGCCAATTCATGCCTTTGGTTGGAATGGACTGGACACAATCTGGGGTCGCTAGACTTTTCTCGGCTATTAAG GATAATGGATATCAGCTACTATTTTTGAGTGCCCGTGCAATCGTTCAGGCCTATTTGACACGAAGTTTTTTGCTCAACCTAAAACAG GATGGAGAAGCTTTACCTGATGGCCCGGTTGTTATTTCTCCAGATGGACTATTTCCTTCATTGTACCGTGAag TAATTAGAAGAACCCCTCACGAATTTAAGATTGCCTGTTTAGAG GAGATTAGAAGACTTTTCCCTTCTGATCATAACCCGTTCTATGCGGGCTTCGGTAACCGAGATACCGACGAGCTAAGTTACATGAAGATGGGGATCCCAAAAGgcaaaatatttataatcaaTCCTAAG GGAGAGGTGATGAACAGTTATAGCAACAATGCGAAATCATATACGTCCTTGCTCGCACTCGTCAATGAAATATTTCCACCGGCCTTGTCAGTCGAACAG GAAGATTTCAATGAGTGGAACTACTGGAAAATGCCTTTACCTGAGGTTGATTAG